The Papaver somniferum cultivar HN1 chromosome 3, ASM357369v1, whole genome shotgun sequence genome includes a region encoding these proteins:
- the LOC113360704 gene encoding protein MAINTENANCE OF MERISTEMS-like — protein sequence MLSRITSRFAQGKKMNNKKRKGKGPMEPEIDPNVGDLEVPDTGFDEDSEDETTPSVVSLDNYNCLEDSDKHASTDITYSSDPKFRYQHRGSLFSVIVYYKEITKHSPKIKYIIDKAGWGRLLAMEIGEASHPVIDYLVERWWDTTHTFHFPFGEMGFTPLDWVVLTGLSIGIGDDVPYNPVKYKFDYVREHVFPEIEEPLDYEDPPISGKKRPPAQWISDAITIKFLTTYFKEDILVAANLDDKLAEKVARAFFMYVLGNFFFSNAKNYIDAAWLAAFEDLNAVDMYDWGGPAFAKLYVALNASGRGQKSLSGPFQILEFWDMNIWAYVDRATQLVKKNGQELPGGKRRKRLSILFTVGMRLIS from the exons ATGTTGAGCAGAATAACGTCGAGATTTGCACAAGGAAAAAAGATGAATAATAAGAAACGCAAAGGTAAAGGTCCAATGGAGCCTGAAATAGACCCTAATGTTGGAGATTTGGAAGTTCCAGATACCGGGTTCGATGAAGATAGCGAAGATGAAACAACACCGTCCGTGGTATCCCTAGATAACTACAATTGCCTGGAAGATAGTGACAAACACGCTTCTACAGATATTACATATTCAAGCGATCCAAAATTCAGGTACCAACATCGTGGTTCACTCTTTTCGGTCATTGTTTATTATAAGGAGATAACAAAACATAGTCCAAAAATTAAATACATTATCGACAAGGCAGGATGGGGACGTTTATTAGCCATGGAAATAGGAGAAGCATCACACCCAGTGATTGATTATCTTGTTGAACGTTGGTGGGATACAACGCATACTTTTCACTTCCCTTTTGGTGAAATGGGATTCACGCCGCTTGATTGGGTAGTGTTGACAGGATTGAGTATTGGAATTGGGGATGATGTTCCGTATAACCCAGTCAAGTACAAATTTGATTATGTCCGTGAGCATGTTTTTCCAGAAATAGAAGAACCCTTAGATTATGAAGATCCCCCAATCTCTGGAAAAAAACGCCCCCCGGCACAGTGGATTTcagatgcaatcacaattaaattTTTGACTACGTATTTCAAAGAAGATATCTTGGTTGCAGCTAATTTGGATGACAAACTAGCAGAAAAAGTGGCGAGggccttttttatgtatgttttgggaaattttttcttttccaatgCAAAGAACTACATTGATGCGGcttggttagctgcttttgaggATCTAAATGCAGTTGATATGTATGACTGGGGTGGTCCTGCTTTTGCAAAATTGTATGTGGCACTCAACGCATCTGGTAGGGGACAGAAGTCATTATCTGGGCCgttccaaatattagag ttttgggaTATGAATATCTGGGCATATGTAGACCGTGCGACCCAACTAGTGAAGAAAAATGGCCAAGAACTTCCCGGTGGAAAGCGAAGAAAAAGACTATCGATATTGTTCACTGTAGGAATGCGCTTAATCAGTTGA
- the LOC113358756 gene encoding protein HEAT-STRESS-ASSOCIATED 32-like, which yields MSIYGWKSSFYDEDEEDRPEKPRTYGVTEMRGPHYSFFTQNALQDILEYEGHFVDGLKFCGGSHSMMTKGFIKQITEMAHKHNVYVSTGDWAEHLLRQGPSAFKDYVQDCKELGFDTIELNVDSLKVPEEALLRFVRLIKGCGLKAKPQFTVKFNKSDLPVDGDRAFGAYIFPVPRTSEIVEDTNLLIRRAERCLEAGADMIMIDADDVCKYADSLRADIVAKIVSRLGLEKTMFEASNSKISEWFVKRYGPRVNLFVDHSQVMDLECLRGGSLGKNQQSRLGSSYFLL from the exons atgtcAATTTACGGGTGGAAAAGCAGCTTCTacgatgaggatgaagaagatcGCCCTGAAAAACCACGAACATATGGAGTCACAGAGATGAGAGGACCTCATTATAGCTTTTTCACCCAAAATGCCCTTCAG gaTATCTTGGAGTATGAAGGACATTTCGTGGATGGTTTGAAATTCTGTGGTGGTTCACATAGCATGATGACAAAGGGTTTTATCAAACAAATCACAGAAATGGCTCATAAGCATAATGTCTATGTGAGTACTGGTGATTGGGCTGAACATTTACTTCGTCAAGGGCCATCAGCTTTCAAGGACTATGTGCAG GATTGTAAGGAACTTGGGTTCGACACTATTGAACTTAATGTGGATTCACTTAAAGTTCCTGAAGAAGCTCTATTGAGATTTGTTCGCTTGATTAAAGGTTGTGGGCTCAAAGCTAAACCTCAGTTCACTGTGAAATTTAACAAGTCAGACTTACCGGTTGACGGTGACAGGGCTTTTGGGGCATATATTTTTCCTGTTCCACGAACATCTG AAATAGTTGAGGACACGAACTTGTTAATCAGAAGGGCCGAGAGATGCTTGGAAGCAGGAGCTGACATGATCATGATTGATGCTGACGATGTGTGCAAATATGCTGATTCTTTGAGGGCAGACATTGTTGCTAAAATTGTAAGTCGTCTCGGACTTGAGAAAACCATGTTCGAGGCATCAAATTCCAAGATCTCAGAGTGGTTTGTCAAACGTTATGGACCTAGG GTGAATCTTTTCGTGGACCATTCGCAGGTGATGGATCTCGAATGCCTTCGTGGAGGTAGCCTGGGTAAAAATCAACAATCCCGTCTTGGTTCATCGTATTTTTTGCTCTGA